The window AGCAGCACGAGGAGGCCGACCAGACATTGCAGGAACAGAAACGCCCATGCCTGGCGACGGGTCACCTTGCCTGCCGGCAACGGTCGCGAGCGGGTCCGTGCGACCTGCTCGTCGATGTCCACATCGACGATGTCGTTATAGGTGCAGCCCGCCCCGCGCATCGCGATGGCGCCGGCCAGGAACAGGAACAGATGCCATGGCGAGGGAAGCACGTCAGTGAGCGCCGCACCCGGCGCAGCGTGCGCTGCTGCGGCCATGGCGGCAGACCACCAGCATGGCCACATCAGGAGCCAGAAACCGATCGGGCGATCCCAGCGCGCGAGCTGCGCGTAGGGCCAGAGCCAGCGCGGCAGCGTGCGGTAGACCCAATGGCCCGACGGTGCGTCGGCAACGCGCCCCTGACTCTCTCTCGACTGAATGTCATCCATGGTTGATGGAGTGGCAGGGCCGCGTGTTGGCGTCAAGACGACACCTTGTCCGGGGAAGCCGGAGCCTGCTCATTCGAAATCGGCGGAAACTCCGATGGTCTTCGCTACGGCGTCAAGTCGTTTGTCTCGGGTCCAAAGGCTGGAGCCTGCCGTCAGCAAAGTCGCGGCGAGCAGATGAGCATCGACGTACCCTATCCCGAGCCCGAACAGGCGGTGGTGCGCGATCAGGTCGAGGACTTCGGTGTCCGAAGCAACGACAGCCTTGGGCAGGTTTCGCATTTCGCCCAGAACCAGGTCGCGTTGGCGTAGATTTCCCAACGCGATTTCTCCCAGTACGAACGGATGCGAGAGAACCTGCGTACGGGACAAAGCGGAGATGAGGCGGTCGTCTCCGTGATTGAGATGGTCAACCCAGATCGAGGTATCGACCAAGATCAAGAGCGCCGCCGGGCTGCTGCCGTTAGATCAGGTTCGGTGCCACCGAGACGAGCCAGGCGCATCGCACTTTCTCTCTCGATCAATGCCTTGAGGGCTTCCCTGACCAGCGCAGATTTTTCCGTCAGGCCCGTATAGGCCTGAGCCTGCGAAATGAGATCGTCGTCCATTGCAATTGTGGTGCGCATAGAATTCTCCTGCATCAATGATGTCATCATATGATGTCGATATCAATGCGCAGTGGCGCGAGATTTCTTGACCACGGTATCCGATCCGCATACCGGAATGCTGAACTCAACGGATACTGGGAATCGGCAGGATGAACGTACTTCTGATCGGATCAGGCGGGCGCGAGCATGCGCTGGCATGGAAGATCGCGGCATCGCCCCTGCTGACCAAGCTCTACGCCGCACCGGGCAATCCCGGAATCGCTCAGGAAGCCGAATGCGTCGCGCTCGATGTGTCCGATCATCAGGCGATCATCCAATTCGCGAAGGACAAGTCGATCGATCTCGTCGTCGTCGGACCGGAAGCGCCGCTCGTCGCGGGTCTCGCCGACGATCTGGCTGCCGCCGGCATTCGCGTGTTCGGCCCGTCAGCCGCTGCCGCGCAGCTTGAGGGCTCGAAGGGCTTCACCAAGGATCTGTGCGCGCGGTTCGACATTCCGACCGCAGCCTACGGACGCTTCAACAATGCGCCGAAGGCAAAAGCCTATGCGCGCAGCGTCGGCGCGCCGATCGTCGTGAAGGCGGATGGCCTCGCGGCCGGCAAGGGCGTGACCGTTGCCATGACGCTCGATGAGGCGCTTGACGCGATCGACCAATGCTTCGAAGGCGCGTTCGGCGACGCGGGCGCGGAAGTCGTCGTCGAGGAGTTCATGCAGGGCGAGGAGGCGAGCTTCTTCTGCATCTGTGACGGCGAAACGGCGCTGCCGTTCGGCACCGCACAGGATCACAAGCGCGTTGGCGAGGGGGATACCGGGCCGAACACCGGCGGCATGGGCGCTTATTCGCCCGCCCCCGTCATGACGGAGGAAATGACGGCGCGCGTCATGCGCGAGATCGTCGAGCCGACCATGCGCGGCATGAAGGAGATCGGGGCGCCGTTTCAGGGCATGCTGTTTGCTGGCCTGATGATCACAAAGGATGGCCCGAAGCTGATCGAGTACAACACGCGCTTCGGCGACCCCGAATGCCAGGTGCTCATGATGCGTTTGAAGGACGATCTGCTCGTGCTGATGAATGCGGCCGTCGATGGCCAGCTCGGGCACATGTCCGTGCGTTGGCGAAACGAGGCGGCGTTGACGGTGGTGATGGCCGCGAAAGGCTACCCGGCATCGCCGGAAAAGGGCAGCGTGATCGCCGACGTTGACGAAGCCGCGTCGGATGACACGCTGGTCTTTCATGCCGGAACCCGGCGCGAGGGCGACAGGCTGGTCGCGGCCGGCGGTCGCGTGCTCAGCGTGACGGCCCTGGGCAGCACGGTCACGGAAGCGAAGACACGCGCCTATGCCGTGGTCGACCGCATCGACTGGCCGGAAGGGTTCTGCCGTCGTGACATCGGCTGGCAGGCAGTTCGGCGCGAGGCCGAGGCGAAAGCCTAGTTCGGCATGGTGGTGCGCGACCACTTGCGCACCGCCCCGGTGAGAATGCTGTCGATCGCGACGATCCCCGCTCCGGTCGCGTTGAGCGCGTAGCCGAGCGCGATATCGTGACGGGCCGCCAGCAGTTCGGCAACGCCGATCGCATGAATGAATGGAATGTCCTCGGCGAATGAAGGCGTTGAGGCAAGCATCGGCGTCACCGAGGCCCATGTCAGTTGCACGCTTCCCGCCAGCGCGAGGTCACGCTGGAAGGGCAGGGGTACCTTGGCGATCAACGGCTCGGGGACGTCCAGCAGGCCACCGAAGGGCCATGCTTCCCGCAACGCATCGGCGTCCATGGAGGCGACATTCACGTCGATGTCGTTCTGCGTGCCCGGCACGCGATAGTGGCAGGTCTTGTCGTTGCAATTGGCTTGTGAGGAGAACTGCCATAGCGCGTAGGTCTGCCAGTTTCCTTTAGGGAAGTGCAGCCCGATCTCCTGCTTGTAGCGCGCATACCACAGAGGCAGCCGCGACAAGAGCGGATAGCGGTCGCGATTGTCGGCGATGAACTGCGCGGTCGACCCGTTGGTGTAGAGCACCGGGAACCGGCCAAGCCGGCGCTGGATGTGGCGCGAGAACTCCTCGGCATCCTCAAGCGACATCCATTTGGCGGGGTCGTTTTCCTCGATGTCGATCGCGATGAGATCGTCTGGTCCCGGTTGCGCGAAGTCGATCAGGTGGTTCGCCTGGTCGATCGGATTGCCCGGCCGCCCGAGATGATAGACGCCCCACTCCATTCCGAGCGATTTCGCAAGGGTTCGACGTGTCTGATAGAGTTCCTTGGCAACGGAATAGCGCAGCCACAGCGCCTTACAAAGACGCTGCTCGGTGTCGCTGCCTTTGCAGCGATAGGCAGGCGGCAGCCCGTCGGAACCCTTGTTGATGAAGCCCACGATACGCTTGTCGGTCGAAAGCCTGGTCCAGTCGATCGGATTGTTCTCATAGGCGTCGAGTACGATGGCGCGATCGTCGCGCTTCCAGGGTTGGGAGAAATCGTTGGCCTGCGTCGCGCCAATTGAAGCCAAAGCCATCACAAATGCCATGACAAGCGCCGGCATGACGCGTCGGAGAGGTCCGGCTAACGATCGAATGAGTTGCAACGGTTCGCTCCGATGGAGAACAAGCGACGATCGTGCAGGGACATGGTTAACGAAACGACTCCGCGCCGATCACGTTGCGATAACGGAACCGGTGGGACGTTATTCCCCGATCAGCACAGCCAAAAGGCGGGACAGATGCATCGCTCCAACGTTTGACGTTTACGTCAAAAGAAACTAGCTCTCTGCATTGAAGCACCAGCATGGACGCAGCCTCTCATCGAGGGCAGGGTTCTGGGTTGGATCGAGGGAGGAAATACGCATGTATCGCGCGCCGGTGGAAGAGATCGCTCACACGCTCAAGCACGTCGCGGGGCTGGGCAAGGCGCTCGAAGAGGGGCGCTTGGGCGACCTTTCCGAGGACCTGGTCGACGCCATCCTCTCCGAAGCGGGCCGTTTCGCCACCGACGAAGTCACCCCGCTGCGCAAGATCGGCGACGAGCACGGTGCTGTCCTGAAGGACGCGGAAGTGACCATGCCGCCCGGCTGGAAAGAGCTCTACCAGCGTTGGGTCGAGGGTGGCTGGAACTCGCTGACCGGTCCGGAGGAATATGGCGGGCAGGCCCTGCCGACCATGCTGTCGGTTGCAGCCCTCGAAATGTGGAACTCCGCCTCCATGGCATTCGGCATCGGACCGACGCTGACGATGGGCGCAATCGAGGCGCTGGAGCAGCATGCGTCGCAGGAACTGAAGGACATCTATCTGGAAAAGATCGTGTCCGGCGCGTGGATGGGGACGATGAACCTCACCGAGCCGCAGGCGGGATCCGATCTTGCGGCCCTGCGGGCTCGTGCGGAGCGCGCCGATGACGGCACGTACCGCATCTTCGGCCAGAAAATCTTCATCACCTATGGCGAGCACGATTTCACCGACAACATCGTGCATCTGGTGCTGGCAAGGTTGCCCGATGCGCCGGCAGGCACACGCGGCATTTCGCTGTTCCTGGTGCCGAAGTTCCTCGTCAACGAGGATGGATCGCTGGGCGCGCGCAACGACGTGTTCTGCGCGTCGATCGAGCACAAGCTCGGCATCCACGCGTCGCCCACCTGTACGATGATCTATGGCGATGGCTTCGCCAAGGACAGCGCACCGGGTGCCATCGGCTGGTTGATCGGGGAGGAGAACAAGGGCCTCGCCTGCATGTTCACGATGATGAACAATGCGCGCCTCGCCGTCGGCATGCAGGGCGTCGCGGTCGCGGAAGCCGCGCGCCAGAAGGCGCTGGCCTATGCCGAGGATCGCCGACAGGGCAAGGCGCGGGACTACAAGGGCGAGGGCATGGCGCCGATCGTCCACCACCCGGACGTGAAGCGAAACCTTCTGACCATGAAGGCGCTGACCCAGATCGCCCGCGCGATTTCCTACTCCTGCGCCCACGCGCTCGACATGGCGAAGGCAAGCGAGGGCGACGAGGCAACCCATTGGCACGAACGCGCCAATCTGCTGACGCCGATCGCCAAGGCGTTTTCGACCGATATCGGCGTCGATGTCGCGTCGATCGGCCTGCAGATCCATGGCGGCATGGGCTATATCGAGGAAACCGGTGCTGCAGCCCTCCTGCGCGATTCCCGCATCGCGCCGATCTATGAAGGCACGAACGGCATCCAGGCGATCGATCTCGTGATGCGCAAGCTCCCACTGGCCGGCGGATCGCACATCAAGGGCTATATCGGTGAACTGAAGGCCGACATCGAGGCGCTGCGCACATCGAACAACGAGGGTTTCGGCCGCACGGCGGAGCGATGCGATGCAGCCATCGAGGAATTCGCCGACGCCACCGACTTCTTGCATGACGCGTTGGCCGATGGCCGTATCGAGGAAGCGCTTGCCGGCGCGACGCCGTATCTGCGTCTCTTCGCCCTGGCGGCTGGTGGCGCCTATCTCGTCCGAGGTGCGCTGGCTGGGCAGGATGCCGGGCGCGTCGCGCTTGCGCGGTTCTTCGCCGAAAATCTGGTGGACGAAGCGGCGGCCCTGCGGCGGCGCGTGACCATGGGCGGGGCCAGCCTCGCCGAGGCACAGGCCGCGCTGGCATCGTGATGGAGGAAAGATCGATGACCGACCACATCGTCGTTGAGCGCCGCGGCGCTGTCCAGATCGTCCGGATGAATCGTCCGGACAAGAAGAACGCCATCACGCGGGCGATGTATGCCGCGATGGCCAAGGCGCTGACCGATGGCGACGCGGACGATGCCGTGCGGGTGCATGTCATCTTCGGCGTCCCCGGCGCATTCTCCTCGGGCAACGATCTCGCCGACTTCATGGTCGTCGCCACCGGCGGCGATGGCGGCATGGAAGTGTTCGACTTCCTGACGGCGCTCGCAACCGCCGCGAAGCCGGTCGTCTCCGGCGTCGATGGCATCGCCGTCGGCATCGGCACGACGATCAACCTGCATTGCGATCTGACGCTTGCCACGCCGCGTACCGAATTCAGGACGCCGTTCGTCGATCTGGGCATCGTGCCGGAGGCGGGGTCGAGCCTGATTGCGCCGGCCCTTCTGGGCCGCCAGCAGGCATTCGCGCTCCTCGGCCTGTGTGAAGGCTTTTCGGCCGACCGCGCCAAGGCCGCGGGGCTGATCTACGACGTGGTGCCCGAAGACGATCTCGAGGCCTCGACGCTCGATCTTGCCGATCGTGTCGCGGCCAAGCCACCGGAGGCGCTGAAGATCACGCGCGATCTGATGCTTGGTTCGCGCGAGGCGTTGGTCGCGCGCATCAAGGAAGAGGGCGTGCATTTCCGCGCCAGGCTGAAGTCCGACGAGGCGCGCGCCGCCTTCATGGCATTCATGAACCGGAAGAAGGGCTAGCCCGCTTTTTCCAGAACGTCGGCCGGCAACTGCGCAGCAGCATCCTGGAACTCGATGGCGATGATCTTCCCATCCTCATCATAGTCGATGACGAGTCCCGGCGAGACCTCTTCGCTGCCGCTGACCTCCGCGTTGGACAGGCGGACATAGGCCATGTTGCTGCGGGCATCGTATGTGAGGCTCGGCATCGCTGTGCCGTTCATGGATAGAGCCGCGTCTTGTTCCAGCCCTGGCCGTCCGTTTCGAACAGCACCCTGTCGTGCAGCCGGAACGGCCTGTCGTGCCAGAACTCGATCGATGTCGGCTTGATGCGGAAGCCCGACCAATGGCTGGGCCGCGGAATCTCCCCGATCGCATAGCGCGCGGTGTATTCCGCGACGGCCTTTTCGAGCGCAAACCGGCCTTCGAGCGGACGCGACTGCGCCGACGCCCACGCGCCGATGCGGCTGCCTCTGGGGCGTGTCGCATAATAGGCATCGGCTTCCGCGTCGGTCACCGTTTCCACGATGCCACGTATGCGCACCTGCCGGCGAAGGCTTTTCCAGTGGAAGCACATCGCGGCTTTCATCGCCGAAAGAAGCTCGCGGCCCTTGGCGCTTTCATAATTCGTGTAGAAGACGAAACCCTGTTCGTCGAAGCCCTTAAGCAGCACCATGCGCACGTTCGGCATGCCGTCCGGGTCGACGGTCGCCAGCGAAAGCGCCGTCGGATCGTTCGGTTCCGAGGCGGTCGCATCGGCGAGCCAGCGCGCAAACAGCGCATAGGGCTCGACGCTTTGCGTAAAATCACTCTCTGTTAACCCTGTTCCGGCCATGATTACACCTTTAGGCAATGGGGCTGGCAGGGAGATTGCCGATTGGCGCGTGCGGCGCAAGCTTTTGGTCGGTGGTGCAGGGGAGCTTTCCCTTGGCACAAGCTGCGTAGGCCCATGTGCCTCGCGGCCGCGATCTCGCTTGCGGGCTGCGGAACCAAGGGTTTTTCGTTCGAGGATGCCGTGCCGGACACGTCGATCGTGACGGGTTCGATCTCGCGCGACGCGCCGGTCGTGCAGGATGCGGCGACGGTTTCCGACGAAGCGACGATTCGCAATGCGGTCTCGTCGGCGGCGGTGGACGATATCGGCGAAGCCGGCATGGGCTGGGCGAATGCGGGCACCGGCTCGCGCGGGACGATACGCGATGTTATAGAAACGCGTGATGCAGGCTTCCTCTGCCGCAGTTTCACTGCCTCGCGCGAAAGCTTCGAGGGCATTCACATGTATCGCGGGGAGACGTGCCTGGGCAACAGCAAGTCCTGGGTCATGAAAGCCTTCGCAAGGGTCGAATAGCCACGAAATCGACCGATCGCACTGGAATTTCTTCCTAGCTGCGCGCATATAGGGGTCGAAACCCGAACTCTCTCCCGGCAGTCAGCACATGCGCGATCCCTATGACGTCCTGGGCGTTGCGAAGAACGCCTCTGCGAAAGACATCAAGTCGGCTTTCCGCAAGCTGGCGAAGAAATACCATCCCGACCAGAACCCCGACGACCCCAAGTCGAAGGACAAGTTCGCCGAGATCAACCAGGCCTACGAAGTCGTCGGCGACGACACCAAGCGTGGCCAGTTCGATCGCGGCGAAATTGACGCCAATGGTAAACCGCGATTCGCGGGCTTTGACGGCGCAGCCGGTGCGGCTGGCGGTGGCGATCCGTTCGGCGCGTTTCGACGTGCCGGCGGGCGCGGGCCGGGTGGCGCGCAGTTCGAGTTCAGGGGCGGCGGACCCGGTGCGGATTCCGGCGATATTTTCAGCGAGATTTTCGGTCAGGCGTTCAGGCGCGGACCGGGCGGGCAGCAACAGCAGGCTCCAGCCGGCGCGGACCTCAATGCAAATCTCGACGTGACGCTCGAAGAGGCGGCCACCGCCGCCAAGGTCGCGGTGGCGTTTCCCGACGGGCGAAAGATGAGCATCAAGCTGCCTGCCTATGTCGAGGACGGCCAGACGATCCGCCTCAAGGGGCAGGGCGAGGCCTCGCCATTCGGTCAGCCAGGCGATGCGCTCATCAAGGTGCGCTTCCGCAGCCACCCTCTCTACCGAATCGAACGGCGCGACCTTCATGTCGACGTGCCCGTTGCCCTGTCCGATGCTGTTCTGGGCGCCAAGGTTGCCGTCGAGACGCCGTTCGGCCGCGTCGCGATGTCCGTTCCCGCTTGGTCCAGTTCGGACAAGACGATGCGGATCAAGGGCAAGGGCCTGCCCTTGAAAGCAGGCGGACACGGCGACCTCTACGCCCATGTCCGTATCATGTTGCCGGAAGGCGGCGATGCCGAACTCGAGGCCCTGATGCGCGTTTGGGCGGCAGGCAAGGCAGGCACGCCGCAAGCTTGAAGCCGTCAACCGGCTGTGCGATAGGGCTTCGAAACATCCGACGATGCGGAGAAGCGTCACATGACGGCAGGTAACGGCCTTATGGCAGGCAAGCGCGGTCTCATCATGGGGATCGCCAACAATCGCTCCATCGCCTGGGGCATCGCCAAGGCGTGTGCCGACCAGGGTGCCGAGCTGGCGCTTACCTATCAGGGTGAGGCTTTCCGCAAGCGTGTAGAGCCGCTCGCGTCCGAACTCGGCGGCGCGTATGTCGCCGGCGATTGTGACGTGACCGACATGGCAAGCGTCGATGCTGTTTTCGACGGCATCGAGAAGAAGTGGGGCAAGCTGGACTTCGTCGTCCATGCCATCGCCTTCTCCGACAAGGACGAACTCGACGGCCGTTATGTCGAAACGTCGCGCGAGAACTTCCAGCGCACGATGGATATCTCGGTCTACTCCTTCACGGCTGTCGCGAAGCGTGCCGAGAAGCTGATGACCGATGGTGGGTCGCTGCTGACCCTGACCTATTACGGTGCTGAAAAAGTCATGCCGCATTACAACGTGATGGGCGTGGCCAAGGCAGCACTTGAAGCCAGTGTGCGCTATCTCGCGGTCGATCTTGGCAGCAACGGCATTCGCGTCAACGCGATCTCCGCCGGCCCGATCAAGACGCTCGCAGCATCCGGCATCGGCGATTTCCGCTACATCCTGAAGTGGAACGAGTACAACTCGCCGCTGAAGAAGACCGTGTCGATCGAGGAAGTCGGTGGCTCCGGCCTCTATCTGCTCTCGGACCTGTCGCGCGGCGTGACCGGCGAGGTTCACCATGTCGATGCCGGCTATCACGTCGTCGGCATGAAGGCAGTGGACGCACCCGACATCTCGACCGTCTAGGACCGCCGACGGTCCCGGACGAACGCAAAATCACGCATTCGGAATGCTTATGTTGGATCGCATCGTCTATTTCGTGCGCCACGGCGAGACGGACTGGAATGCCGAAGGACGCTTGCAGGGTCAGGTCGATACCGACCTGAACGCCAAGGGGCGTTCACAGGCCGATCGCAACGGCCGGAAACTTGCCGAGCTCATTTCCGACCCGTCCAAATTCGACTTCGTTGCGAGCCCGCTGAGGCGCACCCGCGATACGATGGAGCATATCCGGACGCAGATGAACCTGCCGCCGAAGGACTATCGGACCGACCCGGTCTTGGTGGAGGTCCATTTCGGTGACTGGCAGGGCCACACCTTCGAGGAACTCGAAGCCACGGAGCCCGGCTGCTTCGTAAGGCGGGAGGTGGACAAGTGGAATTTCCTGCCGCCGGGCGCGGGCGCCGAGAGCTATGACGACCTGGCCGAGCGCATCAGGCCGTGGTTCGAGGGCCTGCAGCGCGAGACGGTCTGTGTCACGCATGGCGGCATAGTGCGGTCGGTGTTTCGTCTCACGGAGACGATGACGCAGGGGGAATGTGCAGCACTCATCATCCCGCAGGATCGCGTGCTTCGCCTTCAGGACGGGCGGCTCGACTGGCTGTAGGCCAGGAAGGTTGGGCTACTCGTAGGTGACGAGGTCGGTAACCGTTTTCTCGCCTTCGATCGTGTCGTAGGCCAGGACGACCTCTGTCCCCGGCTGAAGCGCCTCGATGTCGAATTCGCCCGAGAGCTTGTAGGTGTTGCCGTTGTCGAGAGTGATCGTCAGCCCGTTCGGGTCGACTTTGGCGATCTTGCCCTCGTCATCGGCCGCAAGCGCGCCGCTTGAAAAAAGTCCCACGCTGGCGACGATTGCAAGCGCTGAGAGAACCCCTGATACGATGCGCATGGACGCTTCCCTGATCTCTGGCTTCGGTGAAGTGAAGCAGCATGGTTTCTTCTTCGCACGAAAGCAGAAACAGCGCGACTGTGTCAAAACTTTAGCGCGCTGGTCGGTTTGACGCTCATCGCAAAGGCCAATAGAAGCGTCGCGTGATCCGGTCGCGGGGCCGGAGAGGGACCACGCAATGTCGCATAACACCTTCGGCCATCTCTTCCGCGTTACCACCTGGGGCGAAAGCCACGGTGCCGCACTTGGCTGCGTGGTCGATGGATGCCCGCCCGGCATTCGGTTCACGCTGGCGGAAATCCAGGCCGAACTCGACAAGCGCCGTCCCGGCCAGTCGCGTTTCGTCACGCAGCGCCGCGAGGCCGACGAGGTGAAGGTTCTGTCCGGTTTCGTCATGGATGATGACGGCGAGACCATGATCACGACCGGCACGCCGGTGTCGATGATGATCGAGAACACCGACCAGCGCTCAAAGGACTATGGCGAGATCGCGCGGCAGTATCGTCCTGGCCACGCCGATTACACCTACGACACGAAATACGGCATCCGCGATTATCGGGGCGGTGGGCGCTCCTCGGCGCGCGAGACTGCCGCCCGCGTCGCTGCCGGTGCTTTGGCGCGCAAGATCGTGCCGGGCCTGTCGGTGCGCGGCGCGCTGGTCGCGATGGGCGACAAGACGATCGATCGGGCCAACTGGAACTGGGGTTTCATCGGCGATGCCGAAAACCCGTTCTTCACGCCTGATCCGGCGTCCGTCGCAATCTTTTCCGACTATCTGGATGGCATCCGCAAGGCCGGTTCGTCGGTCGGTGCGCTGATCGAGATCGTGGCCGAAGGCGTGCCTGCTGGTCTCGGCGCCCCTGTCTATGCCAAGCTCGATCAAGACATTGCGTCCAATCTGATGTCGATCAACGCCGTCAAGGGCGTGGAGATCGGCGACGGCTTCGAGACGGCTCGCATGACCGGCGAGGAAAACGCCGACGAGATGCGCATGGGCAATGACGGGAAGCCGTTCTTCATGTCCAACCATGCCGGCGGCATCCTGGGCGGCATCTCGACGGGCCAGCCCGTCGTGTCGCGCTTCGCGGTCAAGCCGACCTCGTCCATCCTGACGCCGCGACGTTCCGTGGATGTCGATGGCAACGACGTCGATATCCGCACCAAGGGCCGTCACGACCCCTGCGTCGGCATTCGCGCCGTGCCGATCGGCGAGGCCATGGTTGCCTGCGCGATCGCGGAT is drawn from Mesorhizobium sp. CAU 1732 and contains these coding sequences:
- a CDS encoding type II toxin-antitoxin system VapC family toxin, whose product is MILVDTSIWVDHLNHGDDRLISALSRTQVLSHPFVLGEIALGNLRQRDLVLGEMRNLPKAVVASDTEVLDLIAHHRLFGLGIGYVDAHLLAATLLTAGSSLWTRDKRLDAVAKTIGVSADFE
- a CDS encoding type II toxin-antitoxin system VapB family antitoxin, yielding MRTTIAMDDDLISQAQAYTGLTEKSALVREALKALIERESAMRLARLGGTEPDLTAAARRRS
- the purD gene encoding phosphoribosylamine--glycine ligase, giving the protein MNVLLIGSGGREHALAWKIAASPLLTKLYAAPGNPGIAQEAECVALDVSDHQAIIQFAKDKSIDLVVVGPEAPLVAGLADDLAAAGIRVFGPSAAAAQLEGSKGFTKDLCARFDIPTAAYGRFNNAPKAKAYARSVGAPIVVKADGLAAGKGVTVAMTLDEALDAIDQCFEGAFGDAGAEVVVEEFMQGEEASFFCICDGETALPFGTAQDHKRVGEGDTGPNTGGMGAYSPAPVMTEEMTARVMREIVEPTMRGMKEIGAPFQGMLFAGLMITKDGPKLIEYNTRFGDPECQVLMMRLKDDLLVLMNAAVDGQLGHMSVRWRNEAALTVVMAAKGYPASPEKGSVIADVDEAASDDTLVFHAGTRREGDRLVAAGGRVLSVTALGSTVTEAKTRAYAVVDRIDWPEGFCRRDIGWQAVRREAEAKA
- a CDS encoding GH25 family lysozyme, yielding MALASIGATQANDFSQPWKRDDRAIVLDAYENNPIDWTRLSTDKRIVGFINKGSDGLPPAYRCKGSDTEQRLCKALWLRYSVAKELYQTRRTLAKSLGMEWGVYHLGRPGNPIDQANHLIDFAQPGPDDLIAIDIEENDPAKWMSLEDAEEFSRHIQRRLGRFPVLYTNGSTAQFIADNRDRYPLLSRLPLWYARYKQEIGLHFPKGNWQTYALWQFSSQANCNDKTCHYRVPGTQNDIDVNVASMDADALREAWPFGGLLDVPEPLIAKVPLPFQRDLALAGSVQLTWASVTPMLASTPSFAEDIPFIHAIGVAELLAARHDIALGYALNATGAGIVAIDSILTGAVRKWSRTTMPN
- a CDS encoding acyl-CoA dehydrogenase family protein; amino-acid sequence: MYRAPVEEIAHTLKHVAGLGKALEEGRLGDLSEDLVDAILSEAGRFATDEVTPLRKIGDEHGAVLKDAEVTMPPGWKELYQRWVEGGWNSLTGPEEYGGQALPTMLSVAALEMWNSASMAFGIGPTLTMGAIEALEQHASQELKDIYLEKIVSGAWMGTMNLTEPQAGSDLAALRARAERADDGTYRIFGQKIFITYGEHDFTDNIVHLVLARLPDAPAGTRGISLFLVPKFLVNEDGSLGARNDVFCASIEHKLGIHASPTCTMIYGDGFAKDSAPGAIGWLIGEENKGLACMFTMMNNARLAVGMQGVAVAEAARQKALAYAEDRRQGKARDYKGEGMAPIVHHPDVKRNLLTMKALTQIARAISYSCAHALDMAKASEGDEATHWHERANLLTPIAKAFSTDIGVDVASIGLQIHGGMGYIEETGAAALLRDSRIAPIYEGTNGIQAIDLVMRKLPLAGGSHIKGYIGELKADIEALRTSNNEGFGRTAERCDAAIEEFADATDFLHDALADGRIEEALAGATPYLRLFALAAGGAYLVRGALAGQDAGRVALARFFAENLVDEAAALRRRVTMGGASLAEAQAALAS
- a CDS encoding crotonase/enoyl-CoA hydratase family protein, yielding MTDHIVVERRGAVQIVRMNRPDKKNAITRAMYAAMAKALTDGDADDAVRVHVIFGVPGAFSSGNDLADFMVVATGGDGGMEVFDFLTALATAAKPVVSGVDGIAVGIGTTINLHCDLTLATPRTEFRTPFVDLGIVPEAGSSLIAPALLGRQQAFALLGLCEGFSADRAKAAGLIYDVVPEDDLEASTLDLADRVAAKPPEALKITRDLMLGSREALVARIKEEGVHFRARLKSDEARAAFMAFMNRKKG
- a CDS encoding DUF2283 domain-containing protein, whose product is MNGTAMPSLTYDARSNMAYVRLSNAEVSGSEEVSPGLVIDYDEDGKIIAIEFQDAAAQLPADVLEKAG
- the pdxH gene encoding pyridoxamine 5'-phosphate oxidase; its protein translation is MAGTGLTESDFTQSVEPYALFARWLADATASEPNDPTALSLATVDPDGMPNVRMVLLKGFDEQGFVFYTNYESAKGRELLSAMKAAMCFHWKSLRRQVRIRGIVETVTDAEADAYYATRPRGSRIGAWASAQSRPLEGRFALEKAVAEYTARYAIGEIPRPSHWSGFRIKPTSIEFWHDRPFRLHDRVLFETDGQGWNKTRLYP
- a CDS encoding RT0821/Lpp0805 family surface protein codes for the protein MCLAAAISLAGCGTKGFSFEDAVPDTSIVTGSISRDAPVVQDAATVSDEATIRNAVSSAAVDDIGEAGMGWANAGTGSRGTIRDVIETRDAGFLCRSFTASRESFEGIHMYRGETCLGNSKSWVMKAFARVE
- a CDS encoding DnaJ C-terminal domain-containing protein; this translates as MRDPYDVLGVAKNASAKDIKSAFRKLAKKYHPDQNPDDPKSKDKFAEINQAYEVVGDDTKRGQFDRGEIDANGKPRFAGFDGAAGAAGGGDPFGAFRRAGGRGPGGAQFEFRGGGPGADSGDIFSEIFGQAFRRGPGGQQQQAPAGADLNANLDVTLEEAATAAKVAVAFPDGRKMSIKLPAYVEDGQTIRLKGQGEASPFGQPGDALIKVRFRSHPLYRIERRDLHVDVPVALSDAVLGAKVAVETPFGRVAMSVPAWSSSDKTMRIKGKGLPLKAGGHGDLYAHVRIMLPEGGDAELEALMRVWAAGKAGTPQA
- the fabI gene encoding enoyl-ACP reductase FabI; the encoded protein is MTAGNGLMAGKRGLIMGIANNRSIAWGIAKACADQGAELALTYQGEAFRKRVEPLASELGGAYVAGDCDVTDMASVDAVFDGIEKKWGKLDFVVHAIAFSDKDELDGRYVETSRENFQRTMDISVYSFTAVAKRAEKLMTDGGSLLTLTYYGAEKVMPHYNVMGVAKAALEASVRYLAVDLGSNGIRVNAISAGPIKTLAASGIGDFRYILKWNEYNSPLKKTVSIEEVGGSGLYLLSDLSRGVTGEVHHVDAGYHVVGMKAVDAPDISTV
- a CDS encoding histidine phosphatase family protein, whose protein sequence is MDRIVYFVRHGETDWNAEGRLQGQVDTDLNAKGRSQADRNGRKLAELISDPSKFDFVASPLRRTRDTMEHIRTQMNLPPKDYRTDPVLVEVHFGDWQGHTFEELEATEPGCFVRREVDKWNFLPPGAGAESYDDLAERIRPWFEGLQRETVCVTHGGIVRSVFRLTETMTQGECAALIIPQDRVLRLQDGRLDWL
- a CDS encoding DUF1344 domain-containing protein, with amino-acid sequence MRIVSGVLSALAIVASVGLFSSGALAADDEGKIAKVDPNGLTITLDNGNTYKLSGEFDIEALQPGTEVVLAYDTIEGEKTVTDLVTYE